Part of the Streptomyces sp. RFCAC02 genome is shown below.
CGCGTTGGAGGACGAGCCCACCAACCAGCCGGAGAGCAGGTCGCGCACGAACCTGACGCTCGCCCTCGCCGTACTGCCTGTCCCTCTCTACTACCTCCCGGTGGCGGGCATACCGCTCGCCCTCGCGAGCGCGGCCGCCGCGACGTTCCGCCTGTGGCGCTCCACACCATGGCCCCGGAGCGAGAAACGGCTGGCGACAACACTCATCTTCGCGCCGGCGCTGATACTGCCCCTCGTATGGCTCCTGCTGGGCACGATCACCCTCACCGGCTCACTGATCGCGGCCGAGACCGCCCTCGTGCCACCCGTCATCGGAGCAGCACGGCTCGCCCTGACCGCCGCCCGACTACGCCGACACCACCGCTGAACCCTGGCGCCGCCCCTTTCCGGCGGCGCCTGATCAGTTCACGCACACAGCGCCTTCAGGCACCATGAGCGAACAGCCACCCGTGCCGCGTGAACGAGGATCGTCTGGATACGGGGGGGGGCGGACCGGATCGGTTCCAAGTAAAGGACACGTGGCGGACCAGGACCTGTCCTGGTCCGCGTGAGAGACATCCCTCCCGGCGCGCCGCGCCCAGCGTGCTTCCCGCCATAGGTCTGCTGTCGCCGCGGTTCTCCACACATCCCCCCACCGTCAGGCACCCCGACGCCCGTAACGGTCAGTAATCACGCATACCGGTGTGACACAACGGCATGGTAGCGTCACACCGCTCACTGGCCGACGGCATGTACACAACCTCAGGGGGCGCCGGGGTGGAATTCACGGTTGAAACGGCCACCGTTTCCGGGAGAACGGCCCGGCTCGGCCTGGTCTGCACGGGGATGCCGACATCAGCAGTGTTGTTGGGCAAGGACTGCGGGTCGGACTGCCCTGCCGAGACACCGGTAGGGCTCAGAGGGCTGGAATCGGACTGGATCGGCTGGGTAAAGCGGTTCCCGGTCCTGCGTAGGATGCCCGGTCTGATCGCACGTGGCGTGATGATGGTCGGCCGGCGCAAAAGGAGCCGCCTCGCGGCGGAGGGTGCCCACAGCCCCATGCGCAGGATCGCCAGTTTGTCCGCGGTCAGCCTCGCCAGCGGCGTCGTGTCGCTGATCGTCACCTGACAGGGGCGGGGCAATGATCCTCGAACTCCAACGCGCGGCCAACCGCCGCATGCGCATGACGATTCTCGTTCTCGCCGGACTGGTCGTCCTCCTCGCCAGCGGCCTGCTGGGTGCTCTGTTGTTCGGCGGCGGCTCCGGCGAGGACGGCGGTAGCGGAGCAGCACCCGCTGCCTCGTCCTCCTCAGCCGGCCCGGACGGTGACGACGATGACGGTTCCGTCGAAACCCTGCCGCCCTCCGACGGGTACACCGCCCCGGAGCAGTATGTGCAGTTGCCGGTGGGCAGCGGCGAGACGGAGGGCCTGCCGACCGGGTTTCCGCACACGCCCGAGGGCGCCATCGCCGTGCTGGTCTCCAGCAGCCGCTACGCCTCTTCGTGGGACCCGGAGGAGATCCGCCGCAACATCCGCGTCTACGCGACCGAGGACGACAAGGACGAGCTGCTGGCCCTGGCGGACCAGGGGGCGCAGGTCATGCGCAGCCACGTCGGCATCCCCGAGACCGGGCCGATCCCGCCCGGGGCGACAGTGAACTCATGGGTCATCGGCGTCCAGTGGGAAGAACTGTCCGCCGACCACGTGCGGGTCAGCACGCTCGTCCGCCTCACCTACTCCGCCGGGGAGGGCGAGGAACGCCACACAGAGCTGATCTCCGCCACCGGCGACGTGGTCTGGGAAGACGGCGACTGGAAGAACACCCCGGTGTCCCCCGAGATCGCCTCGGACGCCCCCGAGGTCGGCGGCGACATCGGGTCCCAGGGGTTCATCGACGCCGGCTGGATCGCCATCAGGGAAGGGGACCGGCGGTGAAGCGTGCAGCAGCCCTGCTCCTGCTGCCAGCTGCGCTCCTGACGGCGTCTCCCGCACCGGCGGCCACGGCCGCCCCGGACCGGGGGCCGCGGCGGCTGCACCAGCAGCCGCTCCCGCCGATGTCGACCGGAACAGCTGCGCGGTCGGATTCTTGACATTGGGGCTGTTGATCGGGGACGACATGGAGAGCCTCGCCGCTGCCGAGGCAGCAATCAACACCGCCGAGTTGCGGACCCGAGCCCAGTTCCTCACCCGCGCAGCCACCGCACACCTCCGCATGCGGGACGTCGAAGCAGCCTGCACCACGGCGCACGAAGCCCTGTCGCGAGCCGCACGGCTCCAGTCTGCCCGGTTGAACGAACACGTGCAGGCGTGCACCGACGAACTCGCCGCGGACGGCCACACCACCCACGCCGCGGACGTCACCGAACGGGACGCCTGCCTGCTACGGACGGAGCCCTGACCATGTCCGACGCCGTACTCGTCCTTTGGGACATCGACCGCACACTCCTGTACGTCGGCGACACGGACCGACAGGTCTACCGCGAGACGTTCCACCAGGTCGTCGGCCGGCCCGCGGAGAAGCTCCCCGAACGGGGCACCGGAGTGACGATGCCGCTCGCTATTCGCACGCTCCTCCTGGACAACGGCGTGGCCGAGCGGGACGTCCCCCGACTGCTGTCCCGGATGGTGCAACGCCTGCCCCAACGCCTAGCCACACACGTCGAAGAGATGAAGCACAGCGGCACACTCCTGCCGGGCGCGATGGAATCGCTCCAAGCCGTGTACACGGCACCTTCCCTTCTCCCGGCCGTGGTCACGGGGAATCTGAAACCGAACGCCGAGATCAAACTCCGCGCCTTCGCACTGACCCCCTACCTCGACCTTGACATCGGGGCTTTCGCTTCCGACGACCAGCACCGTCCCGCCCTCGTCGGCATCGCCCAGGACCGCGCAGAGAAGAAGCACGGCATCGAGTTCACCCAGTCCAACACCGTCATCGTCGGCGACTCGCTCGAAGACGTCCGCACTGGGCTGGAAGGCGGCGCACTGGTGATCGGCATAGCAAGCGGCAAGAGCTCCGCCACAGATCTCAGACGAGCTGGCGCCAACCTCGTCCTGCCCAGCCTACGAAACGCCGGAGACCTGCTGGCCTCCATAACTACCCTGACCCAGTAGGGCCTCACTGCACGTCACCGCGGTCAACGGCCAGCAGGCACCGACGTCCCAACTCAACGGCCATCGTTGATCGCGGATCTGCATGCTCCGCAGGGCCACCCGCGCGACGCCCGCATGACCTGTGGCACACCGGCATCCTCTTCTGGGAGAATCCCTACATGATTCACGGCTGCAGATATGACTATGACACCTTCATGGATAGCGGGAGGTGCGTGATGCCATGAGAACAACCCTGCGTGTCACGCTAGAAGGTGATCTCTGTTTACTGGGCCTCGGAAAGCCGCAACGCGACTTGATTCGAGAGGTGCTGTCGTTCTTGAGGGATCGCGAGGATGGGGATATCGCTTCTGTGGTTCGCGCCGGGGTTGATCGAGCGAGTTTGGGGCGAGTAAAGGAGAAGCTGACCGGCCGCGATATTGGCCTTTCGATTGAGGAGGTGCATATCCTCTTCTCCGCGCTAACCGCCACCGTCGCAACAGTTCCATCCGAGCAGGAATTCTTCACCAGGATTGGATTCTTCAAAGAGCAGGCAGTGTCGCTAGCAAACGCGCTCGTACGCGACATCGCATATGCTGTCGATTCACGGTAAGCAAGACTGGATGAATCATGGTCATCAACCGCGCACCAACCCCGCTCGATCATTGCATCCATGCTGTGGCTGGTGAGTAGTGGGTGGCAGGAGCAAAACAGAAGCCTCGTCAGGGTGTGCTTTGAGGGGGCTTCCGCGACGGTTGTCGGCAATTCCGATGGCAGTGTCAGGGGCTGGCCGGCGATGGGCCGATCTCCAGGGGCCGTTGTCGGGTCACCTGAGGGTGTTACCCAGCACGTCGATGGCTTGCCTTTGGGTGAACCCGAGCGAGGGAGAGACATGGGAGCTGGCTGACAGGGTGGCGGGAGCGCTTGAGCGGTCGAAGGCTTCTGATATACCGACGCGAATCCAGGCATTGGAAGCGCTCACAGAGCCTGTCCAAGAAATTGTCCAACGCGCCATTATCCGAATCGGAACTGGAACTGCTGCACGCGCTCAAGCGAGGCGGCGTGCGGGAGATCGCCGTCGACGGGGCGGACGTCCCGGCCGGACCGCCCGTCGTCGACAACCTCCTCGACAGGCTGCGCCGGCTGGAGGCCGTCGCCGACGACGAGACGCGGGAGGTCGCGCTGCGCATGAACGCCCTCGACGCGGACCGGAGGGACACCGTGCGGGCCGTCCTGGACAGCAGCGCCCTACTCGACGCGCTCCGGGACGAACACGTCCGCGCACTCACCGAGACGGCCGCCGCGCTCCCCGCCGAGCGGACCGCATCGGCGCTCCGGGTGCTGCGCACGCCGGCTCTCCTCGACGCGTTGGCGGAGGAGCGGATCGGCGACATCGCGCGGGAGTCGGCCCGGCTCTCCCCCGGCAGCCGGCAGGCGGTGCTGACGTTGATCGGACACCTGCAGGACGTCGAACGAGGCCCCGCCGGGTAGCCCCGCCCCGCGGACGTCACGCCGCGTCGGTACCGGCCTCGTCCAGCAGGCGGGGGTCGAGGCCGAGCGCCGCCACGATGAGCACCGGCGACAGGTGCGGCATCAGCAGCTGGGCAGCGGCCAGCGTCGTCCGGTCACGGAGGAGCCCGGGGACGCCCGTCTCGTGCCCGTCCTTCAGGTCGAACGTGATCTCCGTTCCGCCCGGCAGACGGAACCGCACTCGACACGCCGCGTCAGAAGTCATCGCAGCGCCCGAAGAAAGAATCCGGAAAGCGCGTCGGATCGATCAATCATTGCCCATCCTCACGTGACACCCACCCGCTCGGGCACTTCTTACGCAACCACTCGGCGTATGTCAACGCTGCGCCGCACCAGGTCGTTTGCGTCTCGCCCGCCTCTCGCGGGACGAGAAGGAAAAACGCTTCTGCGGCTTTTTCTCGGCAGGCGAGAAAGTATCTGCGCAACTCGATTTCCGTGATGGCAGAGGTGTGCACTAATCTCCCCGGGGGCGAAGTCGGAATCCCGAAGGAGCGAAGTGCGCGCCATCAGCATGGAGGAGTTCGGCGGTCCCGAGGTGCTCCGTCTGCGGGAAATCCCCGAACCGCGGCCCCGCGCCGCGCACCATCTGCTGCGGGTGACACGTGCCGGCGTGAACTTCGCCGACGTCCACGTCCGCGGCAACACGTACCTCTCCCCCGTCACGCTGCCGTACGTCCCGGGCAACGAGGTCGTCGGCACCACGGAGGACGGGCGGCGCTTCGTCGGGCTGACACAGGGCGGCGGCTACGCGGAGCAGGCCCTGCTGCACCGACGGGTCGCGTGGGCCGTGCCGGACGACATCACCGACGACCAGGCCGTGGCGCTCGCGCTCCAGGGGCAGTCGGCCTGGCACCTGCTGTTCACGACGGCCCGCGTCGCGGCGGGCGAGACCGTCGTCGTCCCGGCGGCAGGCGGCGGGCTCGGCTCCCTCGCCGTCCAGCTCGCCCGGGAGGCCGGGGCCACGGTGATCGCTCTGGCCAGCACCGAACGCAAACGCCGGCTCGCCCGCGACCTCGGCGCGGACGCCGCGATCGACTCGACGGCCGACGACCTGACGGCCCGCATCCTCGACGCGGCGGGCGGCCCCGTCCAGGTCGCACTGGAGATGACCGGCGAACCCGTGCTGTCCCGCGTCCTCGACGCCCTCGCGCCGCACGGGCGGCTCGCCCTGTACGGCTTCGCCTCCGGTCGCCCGGCGGACCTGCCCATCCGGGCGCTTTTGGAGAAGTCCATCACCGTCTCCGGCTTCTGGCTGCCCAACCTCTACCGCGACCGTGAGGCCCTGCCCACCAGCATGACGGCGCTCTTCGAAGCCGTCCGCAAGGGCGCCGTCAAACCCGTGCACGGCGGCGTCCTCCCCCTGGGCGACGCGTCAACGGCCCACGCCACGCTGGCGACGCGCGAGCACGTCGGCAAGCTGTCCCTCGACCCGACGACATGACGGACGACGTCTGGACGGAGGGCGCCGCGATCCGCCTGGGCGGCACCGGGCACGCGGAGCGCGTCTTCCGCGTGCAGCGGGCGTTCGCGGACCTCGGCGGCGACATCCACGGCCCCGGCGCGCTGGCCCGCGCGTCCGGCCTGGACGACTCGGCCGTCTACCGCATCCTGCAGACGGGCGTACACCTCGGCGTCTTCGAACGCGTCGGCCGCGGCCGGTACCGCCTCGGTACACGCACGGCCTCCATGGGCATCCACGCACTGGCAAACGCACCCGGCACCACAACGCGCGCGGTCCTGGACCGACTGCGCGAAACGACGGACGGCGGCCTCGCCATGCTCTACGTCCTCGCACCCTTCGGCGGCGCGCAACGCCAGTGCATCGACATGGCCGTCGGCGACTCCGACCTCGGCGAACTCGGCATGACACCACGCGAAGTCCTCACAGTGACCCGCTCACTGCGCACCGGAGCCAGCGGCCGAACCATCCTCGCGCACCTGCCGAGAGCCATCCAACAACGAGTCCTGGCCGAACCAGTCCCCACCGAAGCAGGCCCCGGCGCCTACCAGGACAACGACGCACTGCTGCGCTCACTGGAACAGATCCGCGAACAGGGCTACGCCACCGGCTTCGAGGAATGCTCACCGGGCTGGAACAGCTGCGCGGCCCCCATCATGTGGGGCGACCTGATCATGGGCTCGGCACTGCTGCTCAAACCGGCAACCGTCATGCCGCACATCACCGACACAGTGATCACGGCAACCAGAAAAGCAGCAGCAGAACTCAGCGCCTACGCACGCCACCCAACCCCGAACCAGCACCTCTGAGACCATGAACGCATGACCACAGACGCCACCAGTCAAGAAACGGCAAAGCCGCTCTAACACCGCAGGTCAAAAAGGGTGCTCCCCGCGCGAGCGGGGGTGTTCCGGAGCGCCTCCGCCGCGGTCTCGCCGTGCTGATGTGCTCCCCGCGCGAGCGGGGGTGTTCCGGTCACCGCCTCGACGGTGTCCGCCGCAATCGCAGTGCTCCCCGCGCGAGCGGGGGTGTTCCGAGGCGGTGGTCGAGGTCGGCGACGACGGTGCGGTGCTCCCCGCGCGAGCGGGGGTGTTCCGTGGGGCCGACAGTACCTCTCAGCGCTGACAAGGTGCTCCCCGCGCGAGCGGGGGTGTTCCGTAGCCGTCCGCCAGCTTCCGGTAGCCGTCCACGTGCTCCCCGCGCGAGCGGGGGTGTTCCGAGAACCACCGAACCGATCAGCTCAGGCGTGGCGTGCTCCCCGCGCGAGCGGGGGTGTTCCGACCCGACCGTACAGGCGGTCGGCATTGGTGGCGTGCTCCCCGCGCGAGCGGGGGTGTTCCCTGGCCGCGTCGGCGAGGGCGTCCGCCGCCTTCGTGCTCCCCGCGCGAGCGGGGGTGTTCCCTGTGGCGAGTGTGGCAGGCCAACGGGATGGACGTGCTCCCCGCGCGAGCGGGGGTGTTCCGTGCGGGCAGCGCAGCTCACCATCGACGTACAGTGCTCCCCGCGCGAGCGGGGGTGTTCCGAAACGGCCGGGACTACGGTCTAAAAACGGCCTGTCCTCCCCGCGCGAGCGGGGGTGTTCCGCCCGGCTACCTCTACCTCGCCGGCCTCGGCGCGTCCTCCCCGCGCGAGCGGGGGTGTTCCGGGGTCCCAGTCGAGGAGCGAGTCCGTGAGGTGGTCCTCCCCGCGCGAGCGGGGGTGTTCCGGTGACGCGAAACTTCGGGTTGCCGAGACTGCTGTGCTCCCCGCGCGAGCGGGGGTGTTCCGGGGGAGGAGTACAACGAGCGCGGCACCCGCTAGTGCTCCCCGCGCGAGCGGGGGTGTTCCGCCACGGTGCGCGCTCTCATCTCCGCCGAGCGGGGGTGTTCCGTCCCCCCTCTGGTTGTACCGTCACGGAACGATCACTCTGCCGGTATGCCCATGTCACTTACGGCAAGCTCCTGGTCATGAGACTCACCCGCGCGCGGCACGGCATCGTGGCCGCGTTCACGACAGCCGCACTTACCCTGGCCGCCGCCGCATGCAGTTCGGACGGCGACGATGGCAACCGTCCATCCGCCGCCGGCGGCTCCCGGGAGCAACTCCGCCAAGCCGTCGAGGACAACCTCGCCGCGATCAATGACGGCGACGTCGATGCCCTGCTCGCCAGCCAGTCCGCCAACTGCCGCGAGCGGACCACCCCCGAGGAGACCGCCCAGGCACTCGAACTCATCGACGCCTTCTACGGTGACGTCTCCCTCGAAGACCTCGACATCATCGAGTTCGACGGGACGACCGCCCGCGTCCGCGGCACCACCGGGATCGAAGCCATCGACGAGTCCGGCGACCAGGACGGCGCACGCTGGATCTGGGAGGACGGCGCGTGGCGCGACGACAGTTGCGACGAAGACGCGGCCGACGACCAGGAAGCCGACGACCCCGCCGACACCGTCCCCACGGATCTCCCCGTGGGCAAGAGTCACGACTGGAGCGACGGCGCCACGACCACGGTCACCGGAGTCTCGGAGATTCCGGACGACAGCCTCGGCGAATTCTCCACACTCACCGAGGGACACACACCCTTCTGGGTGGAGATCACGATCACCAACCACAGCGAGCAACCGATCGACCTCGGCGACTTCCACCTGTCGGTCGAGGGCGCGACCAACGGTGGGACCGTCGACTCAGTGTACATCGAGGACCAGGAGCACCTCGAAGGACGCCTCGCCCCCGGAGAGACCAAGGAGTGGCGAGACTCCTACAGCATCGACACAGCCGCCAACGGACGTGACCTGGTGATCGAGGTCTGGCGTACCAGCGAGGACCTCTTCCTGGACGCACCGACCTGGGTGGCGACGATCGAGTAGTCCTGTTCGGGAACGGACGCCTCGGTGGCTACGGGGTCAGCGAAAGCTATCCCTCGGTCTTCACGACGGCTTCGTGTGCCGCGTGGGCGAGGATCGTCTGAGTGCGGGCAGGAAGGCCGGATCGGTTCCAGGTGAAGAGCGCGTGGTAGGCCAGGATCTGCCGCAGTCCGCGGGTGAGGTGATGTCCCCGCGCTCCACGAGCTGATCGACCATCTCCCCGCGCAGACGGTCCGCGTCGGTGGCGGCCTCGGTCATGTTGCTCACAGGCTCGATTCCTTCCGGAAGGCTCACTCACTGCATGGCCGGGGAGCCCTCGGGAGAGGGCGTGACGAGGCGTGGGACGGCCCGGTCCGACGGCCAGGCGGACACTGACGCGCGCAGTGTAGCCACGCGACTACCGTCCGGCCGGATCCGGCGGAACGGCCGCCGGCGCGGCCTCGCCCAGCCACTGAACCAGCGGCCGCGGCAGGCGGACAAG
Proteins encoded:
- a CDS encoding haloacid dehalogenase-like hydrolase, translated to MSDAVLVLWDIDRTLLYVGDTDRQVYRETFHQVVGRPAEKLPERGTGVTMPLAIRTLLLDNGVAERDVPRLLSRMVQRLPQRLATHVEEMKHSGTLLPGAMESLQAVYTAPSLLPAVVTGNLKPNAEIKLRAFALTPYLDLDIGAFASDDQHRPALVGIAQDRAEKKHGIEFTQSNTVIVGDSLEDVRTGLEGGALVIGIASGKSSATDLRRAGANLVLPSLRNAGDLLASITTLTQ
- a CDS encoding zinc-binding dehydrogenase, which gives rise to MRAISMEEFGGPEVLRLREIPEPRPRAAHHLLRVTRAGVNFADVHVRGNTYLSPVTLPYVPGNEVVGTTEDGRRFVGLTQGGGYAEQALLHRRVAWAVPDDITDDQAVALALQGQSAWHLLFTTARVAAGETVVVPAAGGGLGSLAVQLAREAGATVIALASTERKRRLARDLGADAAIDSTADDLTARILDAAGGPVQVALEMTGEPVLSRVLDALAPHGRLALYGFASGRPADLPIRALLEKSITVSGFWLPNLYRDREALPTSMTALFEAVRKGAVKPVHGGVLPLGDASTAHATLATREHVGKLSLDPTT
- a CDS encoding IclR family transcriptional regulator C-terminal domain-containing protein; this encodes MTDDVWTEGAAIRLGGTGHAERVFRVQRAFADLGGDIHGPGALARASGLDDSAVYRILQTGVHLGVFERVGRGRYRLGTRTASMGIHALANAPGTTTRAVLDRLRETTDGGLAMLYVLAPFGGAQRQCIDMAVGDSDLGELGMTPREVLTVTRSLRTGASGRTILAHLPRAIQQRVLAEPVPTEAGPGAYQDNDALLRSLEQIREQGYATGFEECSPGWNSCAAPIMWGDLIMGSALLLKPATVMPHITDTVITATRKAAAELSAYARHPTPNQHL
- a CDS encoding nuclear transport factor 2 family protein, translated to MRLTRARHGIVAAFTTAALTLAAAACSSDGDDGNRPSAAGGSREQLRQAVEDNLAAINDGDVDALLASQSANCRERTTPEETAQALELIDAFYGDVSLEDLDIIEFDGTTARVRGTTGIEAIDESGDQDGARWIWEDGAWRDDSCDEDAADDQEADDPADTVPTDLPVGKSHDWSDGATTTVTGVSEIPDDSLGEFSTLTEGHTPFWVEITITNHSEQPIDLGDFHLSVEGATNGGTVDSVYIEDQEHLEGRLAPGETKEWRDSYSIDTAANGRDLVIEVWRTSEDLFLDAPTWVATIE